Proteins encoded within one genomic window of Triticum aestivum cultivar Chinese Spring chromosome 2D, IWGSC CS RefSeq v2.1, whole genome shotgun sequence:
- the LOC123055876 gene encoding uncharacterized protein — translation MGKKGGARKRKKGHDDEEELVNLIFSWSLQDVANQDLFRDKVNTIPDRFFGLKSYLDSFRAPLLEEIRAEMSSALDPQPNGFIPVEIRSLVSLAPKGAKGVKKITPFYRVTVSGRRGACSPCIGDIVALSAATPLRPPQHASDGIPYCLAHVKDVTSKCSFVVRASKVIEDVTCYAFVVSLLSFIPYARIWRCLNYEAAVESNADLVKVIAGVNTMQASSSA, via the exons ATGGGGAAGAAAGGTGgagcgaggaagaggaagaaggggcacgacgacgaggaggagctcgTCAACCTCATCTTCTCCTGGTCCCTCCAAGACGTCGCCAACCAGGACCTCTTCAGAGACAAG GTGAACACGATACCTGACAGGTTCTTCGGCCTGAAGAGCTACCTGGACTCGTTCAGGGCCCCGTTGCTGGAGGAGATCCGAGCGGAGATGAGCTCCGCCTTGGACCCGCAACCCAATGGCTTCATCCCCGTGGAAATACGGTCGCTGGTTAGCCTCGCTCCCAAGGGAGCCAAGGGCGTCAAGAAGATCACCCCGTTTTACCGCGTCACCGTCTCCGGCCGCCGCGGTGCTTGTTCCCCATGCATCGGCGACATAGTCGCGCTCTCGGCGGCGACACCGCTTCGGCCGCCGCAGCATGCGAGCGACGGCATTCCCTACTGCCTCGCCCACGTCAAAGACGTCACCAGCAAGTGCAGCTTTGTGGTTAGAGCGTCCAAGGTAATAGAAGATGTGACCTGCTACGCGTTCGTTGTCAGCTTGCTCAGCTTCATACCCTACGCGCGCATCTGGCGGTGCCTCAACTACGAAGCCGCCGTCGAGAGCAATGCAGACCTCGTCAAGGTCATCGCCGGCGTTAACACCATGCAGGCAAGCAGTTCTGCGTAA
- the LOC123055877 gene encoding uncharacterized ATP-dependent helicase C29A10.10c-like: protein MQGTSLTGGTGVLLTAGTLSPFGLNESQADAILSCVSAVQCGGASSRFSLIWGPPGTGKTKTISVLLLTVMTMTARSQSKCRVLTCAPTNTAICQVASRLLALRKQHPNAGAGGCHGDLLLFGNRKRMAIDNDLNEIFLDTRVKRLSKCFSLATGWKPGLLSLEVFLTDPITLKYQYQLAREKNTSTNLPESSFVRSRFHEISQKLSACFRTIMSHVPRDIILGKNCENIASLTKMLGDFSKLLGGKNAGNQVVTDVFMRTATGEQRHGSETARALRRSMAAILGVTRALARDLKLPRTRHGRAIKKFCLGSASLVFCTVSGSAKLNEQKMDLLLIDEAAQLKECESLVPLQVSGLKHAVLIGDECQLPATVKSKVSDSALLGRSLFERLGLLGHKKHLLNMQYRMHPSISVFPNLSFYDRQILDGPNVTQTTHELSYLPGAMFGPYSFINVDGREDRGRSKRNMAEVAAILEILRSLKQACASAGQVVSVGVICPYAAQVDAIQGRIGDVKKMRPLVLRVNSVDGFQGSEEDVIILSTVRSNATGSIGFLSNRRRANVALTRARHCLWILGNATTLSGSGSI from the exons ATGCAGGGCACTTCCCTGACCGGCGGCACCGGCGTTCTGCTGACGGCCGGCACGCTATCTCCGTTCGGGCTCAACGAGTCGCAAGCCGACGCCATTCTGAGCTGCGTTTCGGCGGTGCAGTGCGGCGGCGCGAGCAGCAGGTTCAGCCTCATCTGGGGTCCGCCTGGCACGGGCAAAACAAAGACCATCAGCGTGCTTCTGCtgacggtgatgacgatgacgGCGAGAAGCCAGAGCAAATGCCGGGTCCTGACATGCGCGCCGACGAACACAGCAATCTGCCAGGTCGCATCCCGCCTCCTGGCGTTGAGGAAGCAgcacccgaacgccggcgccggGGGGTGCCACGGCGATCTGCTGCTGTTCGGCAACAGGAAGCGCATGGCCATCGACAATGATCTCAACGAGATCTTCCTGGACACTCGTGTGAAGCGGCTAAGCAAGTGCTTCTCGCTGGCGACGGGCTGGAAGCCGGGTCTCCTGTCACTGGAAGTCTTTCTGACAGATCCGATAACCCTGAAATACCAGTATCAGCTAGCACGCGAGAAGAATACTAGCACAAATTTACCAGAGTCTTCCTTCGTCAGGTCAAGGTTCCACGAGATCTCCCAGAAGCTTAGCGCGTGCTTCAGAACGATCATGTCACACGTCCCTAGAGACATCATCCTGGGGAAGAACTGCGAGAACATCGCTTCGCTGACCAAGATGCTGGGCGACTTCAGCAAGCTGCTCGGCGGGAAGAACGCCGGGAACCAAGTCGTGACGGACGTGTTCATGCGCACGGCGACGGGAGAGCAACGCCATGGTTCAGAGACAGCTCGCGCCCTTAGGCGGAGCATGGCGGCGATCCTGGGCGTCACGAGAGCTCTGGCGCGAGACCTGAAGCTTCCTCGCACGCGCCATGGTCGCGCGATCAAGAAGTTCTGCCTTGGAAGTGCCTCCCTTGTTTTCTGCACCGTGTCTGGCTCGGCGAAGCTGAACGAGCAGAAGATGGACCTGCTTCTGATCGACGAGGCTGCGCAGCTGAAGGAATGCGAATCCCTCGTCCCGTTGCAAGTCTCCGGGCTGAAGCACGCAGTCCTTATCGGCGATGAGTGCCAGTTGCCAGCAACAGTGAAAAGCAAG GTTTCAGATAGTGCATTGCTGGGTAGGAGCCTGTTTGAAAGACTAGGTTTACTTGGACACAAGAAGCACCTCTTAAACATGCAATACAGGATGCACCCTTCCATCAGCGTCTTCCCGAACCTCAGTTTCTACGACAGGCAGATCTTGGACGGCCCCAACGTGACACAGACGACGCACGAGCTTAGCTACCTTCCAGGCGCGATGTTCGGGCCATACTCGTTCATCAACGTCGACGGCCGGGAAGATCGCGGCCGAAGCAAGAGGAACATGGCCGAGGTGGCCGCCATCCTGGAGATACTGCGCAGTCTCAAGCAAG CTTGTGCCAGCGCGGGGCAGGTGGTCAGCGTGGGCGTCATATGCCCGTACGCCGCGCAGGTGGATGCGATTCAGGGGAGGATAGGCGACGTGAAGAAGATGCGGCCCCTGGTTCTTCGCGTCAACTCCGTGGATGGGTTCCAAGGCAGCGAGGAGGACGTCATCATCCTCTCCACCGTCAGGTCCAACGCCACGGGCTCCATCGGCTTCCTCTCCAACCGCCGACGCGCCAACGTCGCCCTGACGAGGGCAAG GCACTGCCTCTGGATCCTGGGCAACGCGACGACGCTGAGCGGCAGCGGCTCCATCTAG